CCACCAGGCCCAGTCGATCGCCGCCCTCGTCCACGGTTTCCGCACCCATCGCCCGCATCTCGCGCTGCCCGCGGTCATCCTCAACCGCATCGCCAGCCCCCGTCATGAGGACATTCTGCGCAAGGCACTCGGTAACCTGAATGTAACCGTCCTGGGGGGCGTGCCGCGCGATAGGGCGCTGCAATTGCCGAGCCGGCATCTGGGACTTGTCCAGGCGAGCGAACATGAAGACCTGAAGTCCTTCCTCGACCGCGCCGCCGACAACGTCGCCGCTCATATCGATATCGGCGTACTTCAGGGGCTGGCGCGGCCCATAGCCCCGGCGGCGCCACTGAATGTGCTGGCACCCCTCGGCCAACGCCTGGCGATCGCGCATGACGAGGCCTTCGCTTTCCTCTATCCGCATCTTCTCACCGGCTGGCGCCGCGCCGGCGCCGAATTGTCGTTCTTCTCGCCGCTTGCCGATGAGGCGCCCGCACCTGATGCCGACGCGATCTTCCTGCCGGGCGGTTATCCCGAGCTTCATGCGGCGCGCCTCAGCCGAGCGGCGACTTTTCTGACCGGCCTCAGGGACGCAGCCGCGAAGGACCGGCTGATCTATGGCGAGTGCGGCGGCTACATGGTGCTGGGCCAGGCCCTCATCGACGCCGAGCACCAGGAACATGCAATGGCCGGGCTTTTGCCGGTGGTCACGAGCTTCGCCAGGCGGAAACTGCATCTGGGCTACCGTCGTCTCGCCCATGAGGGCGCCTTGCCCTTCCCCGCGACGCTGAAGGGACATGAGTTTCATTATTCGACCATTGCCCGTGAGGGCAACGCTTCCGCGCTTTTCGAGGCCCAAGACGCCTCGGGACGCGATCTCGGAGCCATGGGCCTCAGATGCAACCGGGTGATGGGCTCCTATGCCCATGTGATCGCATGAGCATGATGCCGAAAATCGCCCCGAGTTTCCCCTTCTCCCGCTTGCCAAGCCGGAGAAGGGAAAATCTGGTAAGGCCCTGCACGGCTCGACGGCCTCTCCCGCTCAAGCGCGGGAGAGAGGGCGATATTGGAAGGCGCGAGAATGCGCGGGAGCGCTCCCTTGCCTAGCGCCCGCGCCAAAGCCCTGATGCTGATGGGTACCGGATCCGATGTCGGGAAGTCGCTCATCGTCGCCGGCCTCTGCCGCCTTTTCACCGATCGGGGCATGGCAGTCCGCCCCTTCAAGCCGCAGAACATGTCGAACAACGCCGCCGTTACCGTCGATGGCGGTGAGATCGGTCGCGCTCAGGCGCTGCAGGCGCGCGCCGCCCGGATCGACCCCACGGTTCATATGAACCCGATATTGCTCAAGCCCGAGACGACGACCGGCGCACAGGTGATCGTGCAAGGCAAACGCAGCGCGACCGCCACTGCGCGCGCATTCTTCAGATCGCGCGACCAGTATATGCCGGCCATTCTCGACAGCTTCCGCCGCCTCGCCGGCGAAGGCGACCTGGTGATCGTCGAAGGCGCCGGCAGTCCCGCCGAGGTCAATCTGCGCAAGGGCGATCTCGCCAATATGGGCTTCGCCGAAGCGGCCGACATTCCGGTCATCCTCATCGGCGATATCCACAGGGGCGGCGTCATCGCTTCGCTCGTCGGTACCCAGACGATCCTGTCCAATGACGATGCCAAGCGGATAAAAGGTTTTTTGATCAATAACTTCCACGGCGATCCTGAGCTCTTTTCGGAAGGCGTATCTTTCACCGAACAGCGAACCGGATGGCCCTGCCTCGGCATCGTGCCGCATTTCGCCGAGGCGCGCCTCTTGCCGGCCGAGGATGCGGTGGCGCTGGAAAAAGCGGCGGCGATCGGTGGCGGCCAATTCCATATCGTCGTGCCGCGCCTGCGGCGCATCGCCAATTTCGACGATCTCGATCCCTTGAAGCTGGAACCCGGTGTCACATTGGAGATCGTGCAGCCAGGCCGGCCTTTGCCGCGCAATGCCGACCTGGTGATCGTCCCGGGCTCCAAATCGACCATGGGCGATCTGGCCGCCTTGCGCGCGCAAGGCTGGGATATCGACATGGCCGCCCATTGCCGCCAGGGCGGCGCTGTGATCGGCCTGTGCGGCGGGTATCAGATGCTCGGCCGCATGATCCACGACCCGCAAGGGCTGGAGGGACAACCGGGCTCATCGCCGGGCCTTGGCCTGCTCGATGTCGAGACGACGTTGCTGCCCGACAAGACGTTGACGCGTGTCGAGGCGCGCCATGCGGCGAGCGGTCTTGCCGTCGCGGGTTATGAAATCCATCTGGGGTCCACGCAAGGCCCCGATTGCGCCCGGCCTTTCACCCATATCGGCGATCAGCCCGACGGCGCGCGCTCTGCCGATGGCCGTGTGATGGGAACCTACATTCACGGTCTCTTCTCGAGCGATGAGTTCCGTCGCCATTTTCTGGCGAGTCTCGGCGCCGAAGCCGGCACATTCGCGTTCGAGAAGGTGGTCGACGATACGCTCGACAAGCTCGCCGATCATCTGGCGCGCCATCTCGATATCGAGCGCCTGCTCGGCCTCGCCGCTCCGGTGAAGCTCTGACATGTATTTCATCGTCACCGCCCTGGCTTTGCCGATCGAGCGGTTGCTCGGCTATCCGCAGGCGCTCCATCGCGCCATCGGACATCCGGTCGAATGGATCGGCCGCTTCATCGGCTGGCTCGACCGGCGCTTCAATCCGCCGGATCGTCCGGCCTCGCGCGGCGCCGGCGTGCTCGCCCTGTTCGCTTTGCTCCTGGTGACCGGCGCGGTGGCCGCCGGTGTCGCTTTCCTGTTGCGTGCATTGCCTTTCGGCTGGATCGCCGAGGCGCTCGTGGCCACGGCCTTCCTTGCGCAGAAATCCTTGCGCGATCACGTGCAGGCGGTGGCGGACGGTCTCGCGGCGTCGCTCGACCAGGGCCGCCAGGCGGTGAGCCAAATCGTCGGACGCGACCCGCAAGCGCTCGACCGCTCCGGCGTATCGCGGGCCGCGCTCGAAAGCCTCGCCGAGAACGCGTCCGACGGCATTGTGGCGCCTGCCTTCTGGCTCGTAGTGGGCGGGCTTCCCGGCATCGTTCTCTATAAGGCTATCAACACCGCCGATTCCATGATCGGGCATAAATCGCCGCGCCATCTTTCCTTCGGATGGGCCGCCGCCAAACTCGACGACCTCGTCAACCTCCCCTGCTCACGCTTCACCGGCCTTCTGTTCGCGCTCGCCGCGGGCTTCACCCGGCGCGCCAATATGAAAGCCTCCTTCGAAGCGATGTATCGCGACGCCGATCGCCATGTTTCGCCCAATGCTGGCTGGCCGGAGGCGGCACTGGCCGGAGCGCTCGGCATAAGATTGGGCGGGCCCCGCTCCTATGGCGGACGGCATGTCGAACTGGCCTGCATGGGCGATGGCAAGGACGAGCTCGATCAGATCGACATCGAACGCGGCCTCAGCCTCTACGGGCGCTCTTTGACGCTGTTGACGGTTTTCGTCGTGCTGCTGGCTTTGGTTTCTTGAGCGCCAGCGGCAGACCCGCGGCGACAAACACCACTTCGTCCGCCACCGCCGCCAAGGCCTGATTGGCGCGGCCCGCTTCATCACGGAAAGCGCGCGCCAGCGCGTTATCGGGCACTATTCCCAAGCCGACTTCATTGCTGACCAGCACGATCCGACCCTTGAGTTTCGGCAACAGCTCGCAAAGGCGTTGCACTTCACCCGCGACATCCTCGCCATGATACATCAGATTGTTGATCCAGATCGTGATGCATTCGACGAGCACGAAGCTCTTCGGGTGATCGACGGCGCCGAGAGCCTCGGCAAGATCGAGCGGGACTTCCAGCGTTTCCCAGCCTGGCGCGCGCTGCTCACGATGCAGCGCAATGCGCTGGCGCATTTCCTCGTCGATGATTTCGGCGGTCGCCACATAGATGCGCCGGCCCTTGTGATCGCGCGCAAGTGCCTCGGCATGGCGGCTTTTGCCCGATCGTGCCCCGCCCAGGACCAGCGTCACCCGCCTCATGGCTTCACCGGCGGCAATCGGGCGATGAAATGGCCGCGCATCGCTTGCGGCCAGGTCTTGAACGGCACTTCCCCACCGGCGCTTTCACCATGGAGATCGAACCAGGCGAGGATGGCCTCGGCCTCGGCGCGCTCGGGCCGGAAACCGCCGGCCAGATAGCTATAGCGCTCCGTATCCTGCAGCAGGACATTGCAGTGGCGCAGACACGACCACAGGCAGGTCTGGCGGGCGATGATGACGTCGTCGCGCTGCTTCTCGGCGACAAGGCTTTCCATATGGCGCGCCAGGCTCTCGCCGCCGGTGAGCCCATCCGGCCCTTCCCGCTCCTCGACTGAATGGCGACATGTGGTACAGAAGACAATGCGGCGCATGTTGGCCTGATCTGAAATTCGGGGCTTGCCAATATCGCCGCTTCAATGATTGAGTTGAGCCTTCCTGTCAACGCCACGGAGCCTACATGGAATTTCGCCGCCTCGCTTTCGTCGCAGCCGAGGTTCCGCAGGCGCGCCGCGCCATGACGCGTCTGATCAAGCTCTACGGTCAGGCTCCCGCCGAGGAAGCCGATATCATCGTGGCTCTCGGCGGTGACGGGCTGATGCTGCAGGCGATGCATCGCTTCATGTCGTCGGGCAAGGCGATCTACGGGATGAATCGCGGCTCGGTCGGCTTCCTGATGAACGATTTCAGCGAGAAGCATCTGCGTGAGCGCCTGCGCGCCGCCGAGCTCACCTCCGTCCGCCCGCTCAAGATGAAGGCGACCGACCAGACGGGACGCGTTCATAAGGCTGTGGCCTTCAACGAAGTATCCTTTCTGCGCCAGACGCATCAGACGGCGAAGCTCAGGATCTCGATCGACCATCATGTGCGGCTCGAGGAGTTGACCTGCGACGGAATATTGCTCGCCACCCCCGCCGGCAGCACCGCCTACAATCTCTCGGCCTATGGGCCGATCCTGCCAATCAACTCACCGCTTCTCGCGCTGACGCCCATCAGCCCGTTCCGGCCCCGGCGCTGGCGCGGCGCCATCATTCCGCATCAGGCGCAAGTGACGATCGAAAGCCTCGAGGCTGAGAAGCGTCCCGTCGCCGTTGTTGCCGACCATGTCGAAGTGCGCAACATCCGCAGGGTCGAGATCGCCGAGGACCGCAAACGCTCCGCGCGGATTCTATTCGACCCCGGGCACAGCCTCGCCGAGCGAGTTCTCGCCGAACAGTTCCGTTTTTAGGGAACCCTTAAGGAAGCCGCGCCTACACTCACTTCATCGTGAGTTGCGTAGCTGAGTATTGAAGATGCCGGAGCCGATGGCTCCGGCATTTTTGTATTCGGCGGAGACATTTCCAGGATGAGCGCTTGGCCGAGCACGCGGCGCAAAGCGGCATCTGCAGAGTCCGCTGCGCAAGCAAATAGATAGAGCGCCACGGCGAATCCCTTTGGATCGCGCGGCACTCGAGTGCAACAAATTCCGGCCTGAGATGAATTTCAGTCGATGAACTTATGCCGCGCTGACGAGCCCTTCACGCAGGCGACTGGCGATGACGCGCACGCGATCGCTCGAATAGCGGCCGACGATATCGAGATACTTGGCACGTTCCGCCGCCGACATCGCGCCGTCACCGGTCATGATCTGCTCGATGAGCCGGCGGCCGAAGCTTTCATCGCTCAGTATGCGCTTGGCGTCGCGCAATTCGCGCTCCACTTGCCCCGCGGCGCGCAGAAGTCCGATGCAGGTTTGCGGCAGGCCGGAGCCCCGATAGAGCGAATTGAAGGCGGATGAGCCGCCATAGAGCGCGTCCTGTGCCTTGGCCAGCGAAACATTGGCGAGATGCGCCATCGCGACTTCGACGATACGCATATTGCCGGCGCATGCCGAACGCATGATGATCGAGGCGTTGAGCATGTTGCGGCTGGTCATGAAGCGGATGAGAGACGGCAATTCCAGGTCATTGGCGCTGTCGAGGATCTGCAGGATCGCGCGTTCCTCTGCATCGGCCACCATGTCGGCGGCGTCATTGGCCGGCACCCAGCCGCGCTCGGCCATCAGCTGATGCACCTGGTTGGAGGCGCGCTTGGCCTGCAGGACGCGGATATCGAGCGGCAGCGTATCGAGCGCCAGCAGGCGATCAATGATCTCCTGCACCCGGCCGAAGCGGGCATAGAGGATGCGGCAGTTGCGCTCGGAGAGCGTGCACTGAGCGTTGTCGAAGAGCGCTAGGCAGGCCGCAATATCGGCCTGGGTGGCGATTTCCTTGATGACGTCGTCATCGAGATCGGGGCGCTGAGCCAATGTGACCTGCCGCGCCGTGTCGCCGACGCGCACAATGCTGCGCATCTTCCAGTGATCCAGCGCCGGGGTTTCGGCGAGGAACGCCAGAGCGATGTCGTCGTCATCGGCGACGATGCTGAACAGGATGTCGCCATGGAGATACCGGGCGGTGACGAGCGTCTCGGCGAGAACGCGGCGCACTTCCTTGACGGGATCGGAGGCAAGCTTCAGCAGGCTCGGCACCACGCAGTCGCGCTCGTTTTCCGGCGCTTCGGCATCATTGACGAGGCCGGCGAGTTCGACGGCGAGCTGCATGCGCGCTTGCACGTCTCCGGTTTCGACGATCATGTCGAATATGCTGACATCGAGCCCAGGCTGGCCTTTCATGGAAGAATCCCACTTACTGCTATCCGAATCCTAAAATTGTCAGCTAACCACTAAGAAACGGTTTACCATGACAACCGAGCCGTAAGAGCGGCTTAGGGGGAGTTCTCGCCGATTCCGGCGATTTTGGCACAGATTGATCCGTGTGGCGGTCAGCCCGGCGCGCCCGGCTTGACGGCGCCCTCCTCGGCCCGAGCCTGCGCGGCGACCGGCGTCGTCATCGGCCCGGCCTTCAGAATATCGCCGGCCGTCGCCTTGATGTCGGTCGGGCGCTGCTGACGCCGCCACAGGGCATGCACCGCCATGATCACATAGATGACGGCCATGAAGGTCATGAAGCCGGACGAGCCCAGATACTGCATGAAGAAACCGGCGATCGAAGGCCCCGCCATGGCGCCGGTGCCATAGAGCAATACGAGCTTGCTCGAGGCGCCGAGCATCTGCTCCTTCGCCATATGGTCGTTGGCATGCGCGATGACCAGCGAATAGATCGGCAGAGCGATGGCGCCGAAGATAGTGAAGAGACCGATGAGCATGGTCGGCGATATGCCCGCGGCCGGGATGGAGATGAGCGCTATCGCCGCGGCGACGGCGCTCAGGATCATGATGATGCTGCGCCGGTCATAGCGGTCGGAGAGAAGCCCCGCCGGATATTGCGAGACGATGAGGGCGAGCGGGGGCAGCGCCATCATCAGGGAGACCAGCGACAGCGGCAGGCCCTGCATCAGCGCATAGACCGCCCCCATGCTGAAGAACGCGCTTTGCGCGAGGCCACTGGCGAGCGTTGCCACGATCGCCAGGGGCGAGGAGCGGTAGATCTCGGCGATCGTCACCGAGCGGGTTCCGGCGAGGCTCGGCGTCTCCGAGCGCATGAGGGTCAAGGGCAGCATCGCTATGGACAGCAACGCCGACACGATGATGAAACGCGAGAAGCCGGAGGAATCCGCCACATTGAGCAGGAACTGGCCAAGGCCCATCGCCGCATAGGTGACGATCATGTAGATCGAGAGCAGCTGGCCGCGGTTCTTGTTGGTCGAGGCTGAGTTGAGCCAGCTTTCGCACACGATGAAGAGGCCCGAAGTGCACAGGCCCGCCACGAAGCGCATGAGGAACCACCAGATCGGGTCGATCCACAGAGGAATGAGCAGCACCGCGGTCGAGACGACCGAAGCGAAGGCGGCGAAGACACGGATATGTCCGACGCTCTGCACGATGCGCGGCGTGACGATGGAGCTGAGCAGAAGTCCGGCGAAATAGCCGGACATGATGAGGCCGGTGGTCGCGGCATCGAAATTTTCAGCACTCGCCCGGACACCGACGAGTGAGCCGTGCAGACCGTGGCCCAGCGACAGGATGGTGACCGCGAGGAGCAGCACCCAGACCGAGCGCAAACCGGCAACCATCAAACCCCTCCGCTATGTCGCATAAGGCCTAGTGCACGGAGATTGTGAAGGGATTGTGCCGCCGGCTGGAGAAATCAGAGCAGACCCACCTGCTTCAGCTTGAATTCGAGGAGATCGCGGTCGAAGGGCTTCAGGAGAAATTCCGCGGCACCTTCGATGATGGCGCTGCCGATTTCATCCGTATTGGCCTTTTCTGTATAGACGAGCACCACAGGCTTGCGGCCATTGGCGGCACGGCGCACGCGCTTGACGAATTCGCCGGCGCTCATGCTGCCGATCCGGTCAGCCGTCACCACGACGTCCGGAGAATTGGCGCGGCACAGCTTCAGCGCCGCGTCGGCCGACGCCGTCTCGGACATGTCGAAGCCGTACTGTCCGAGCAGCCGGCTGAGTTCCTGCCGCTCTTCGTGATCCTCATCGACAAGCAGACATTTCGTCATGTCGATTATTCCTTCCAAACGCATCCGTAACCAGCCCTTTTAGCCTTGAGTCAGTCCTGCGACTCCGGTGGTTAATGCGTCGTTAACAGACTTTCCACAGCCGCAGACGTCAGGAAAATTCATGTTTTTTCAATGCGTTAGATTTCCACGCGCGGAAGTTATCCACAGGGTCAGCTCCACACTCTGTACGGGCTTTTCGGGAGACTCGCTGCGCGACTCAGGCGCCGGCCTTAACAATCTTTGATTGTAATAACCTCGCTTGGGCACCGCACCTTGAGAAATTGACTTAACGTTATAATCTAATAGACGGGATCATATCGGGGGTGGCCTATTGTAAGGACGCATCACTGACGATCGCCTTCCCGGCCCTTTGCAAGATCGAGTGCCAACGGCCTGCAGACGGCGATGCGGCGCAGGCGCATTAACCGATCGCATCGCGATCAGGCGATCGGGCAACTCGCTGCCCTTCCCATAAAGACGGATACGGAGACCGCGCTCCATATCTGGACGACCACTCTGGAGCTGGCGGAACAGCACGCCCTAGCCGCTTACGACGCCGTCTATCTCGAGCTCGCGATCAGGCGGCGGCTCCCTCGCCTCGCTGGACAAGCAACTGATCGAGGCTGGCCGCCAAGCGGGGCTTCCCAATCTGTAACGCACCCCTTGTCCGAAAGCACGAACTCGGGGCAGTACACATCCGTCCGGCGATGCTTTAGGTAAAGGTCAAACGGAGGCCAGCATGCCCGGACTGTGGTTCGAAGAATTCGAGATCGGCAAAGTGTACAGCCATTCCATCACGCGCACCGTGACGGAAATGGACAATATGATGTTCTCCTGCCTGACCATGAACCCGCAGCCCCTCCATATCGACCGGCATTTCTCCGCCCGGACCGAATGGGGCCAGCCGCTCATGAACTCGCTCTTCACGCTGGGTCTGATGATCGGCATTTCGGTCAATGAGCTCACTCTGGGCACGACCATCGCCAATCTCGGCATGACCGATGTGAAGTTTCCCGCCCCGCTGTTCCAGGGCGACACGGTGAACGTCACCACCGAAGTAATAGCCAAGCGCGAAAGCAAGTCGCGGCCGGAGGCCGGCATCGTCGATTTCCATCACAAGGCCTTCAAGCAGGACGGTACCCTCGTCGCCGAGTGCCGCCGCCAGGCCTTCATGCGCAAGCGTCCGGCCTGAGCCCGCCATGCGCTCCTTTCTCTTCGTTCCCGCCGACAGTGAAAAGAAGCTTCGCAAGGCGCTCGGCGGCGCCGCCGATGCGGTGATCCTCGATCTCGAGGACTCCGTGGCGCTCGCCGACAAACCCAAGGCGCGCGCCCTCGCCCGCGAGGTGCTCGCCGCGCCGCGCGGCAGCATGAAACTCTTCGTGCGCGTCAATGCGCTGACCACCGGCCTCACCGGTGACGACCTCGACGCCGTCACGGCGGCGGCACCTGACGGGCTCGTGCTGCCCAAATCGGAATCGGGCGCCGACGTGAAACGCCTCGTCGAAATGGCCGGGCTTCCTGTTGTCGCCATCGCCACCGAGACGGCCGCCTCGCTGTTCAATCTCGGCACCTATGGTGATTGCGGGCCTGAGCTTCTGGGCCTGACCTGGGGCATGGAAGATCTCGCGGCCGCCTTGGGCGCGCAAGCGAACCGCGATGCGCTAGGCCGGCCGACCGGTCCCTATGAGCTTGCCCGCACGCTCTGCCTCATCGGCGCCCGCGCCGCGGGCGTCGAGCCGATCGATGCCGTCTATGCCAATTTCCGCGATCTCGCGGGCCTCGAGGTCCAATGCCATGACGCGGTCCGCGACGGCTTCACCGCCAAGATGTGCATTCACCCCGATCAGATCGACGTGGTCAACCGCATCTTCACGCCCTCGCCCGAGGCGGTGGCACGGGCGCGGCGCATCGTGGATGCCTTCGCGCAAGCAGGCGATGCCGGCGTTATCGGTCTCGACGGCGAGATGCTGGATGTGCCGCATCTGAAAGCAGCGAAGGCCCTGCTGGCCCGGGTGGCCGGCTAGTCTAGTGCCTTCAGCCGGCACGCATTAGAAACATCCATGTCGCCGAACTTCGTCTACCAGTTATACAGAGTGGCCTCCGAAATGCCGTGCTTGCGGGCAACATCACCCGCCTCACGCTCGCGCCGCCAAGAAAAGTGAACGGATCGCCGCCGAGCCGCCGCTGGCGTGTGATCAGGAAAAGTGGGCACCGGTTTTCCGTCCGATCACGCGCTACCCTAAGAACCCGATCACGTTTATCACTTCAGGTCGATTCGATCTGAAGTGATCGTGATCTAGGCGGCGGCGAATATCGTCTCTTCGCTTGCATCGGGCCGTCGATGCCTCAAGCCCTGGGCGCTGATGAGTCCGCTGGGTGGGCGGATACCTTCCGTTACGGCCGCTCTTGTGATATCATCAGTTTTCTTCTCGAACGTGGGACGGTTGGGCCAGCCCTACGGCTGGAAGGAGATGCCATGTCCAAACATTCGAGCCTCCTTTTGGCGATCTTCGCACCAGTGTTCGCCGCAGCCTCGCTAGCGCCCGCGGCGGAAATCGAAGACGACATCCAAGCCCAGATCAAGGCCTATCTCAATAAGCGGCCGGAGCGGGCGTTCCAGGTCGAGCAGGCTCCGGGCTCCCCCGTCGTCGTGCCGCCAGAGGCGCGGCGCGATCTGCGCTATACCTTTCAGAAGCGCATGGCGATTTCCGGCCACGGCATTCTCTTTGATATCGACGGCAAGCTGGTGAATCTCGAGCCGGGCGAGGCGGACAAGTTGCAGGCCGAACTTTTGGACGCGCTACGCCGGGAGGAGCCGGGCGGCAAGGGTGTGTCCGAGGATGCAGTCGCGAAGCTCGGCGATCTCGCCAAAGAACTCGACGGGCTTGCCTCACAAAAACTCGAACCCGAGCAGGCGGCGGCGCTACGCCATCTCTCCATTCGGGCGCTCGCCAATCGCCTCAATGACGAGCGGCGCAGCGCCTATCTGTGGCGTGCCAATTATCTCTGGCATCATTACAAGCTGAGCGATGCTTTCCGCCTGCGTCCTGAGATCCTGCAGGTCAGCGAGCGGCTGCGCGACATCCTGCGCGAGCTGTTCCGCCAGACCGCCTATATGGACGACTGCACCCGCGGCGGCGTGCCGGTACCGCCGGATTTCTCGGTCTCGGGCAGCGTGTGGGCGCATCAGGGCGATCTCACCATCAATATGCTCGATCCGGGCGGGGTGGCGGAGGTGTGGACCTGGGCCTCGTCCTCCTTGCGCGGCGCCTGCGTGGCATTGCCGCGTGGCACCGGGGGCGCCAACTCCTTCGCCGGTATCATCTGCCAGGGGGCGGAGAGCGGCAATGCCTGCTTTTGGGATAATATCGAGCGGGCAACCGGTAATCGGGTGCCGTGGGCGAGCGCGACCATGCACATCAACCAGCTCGAGGACGGCAGCGACCTCGTCGAAACCTGCCCTTCGTGCCACAAGGGCAACAATGTCTATCTGATGGCGCCCGACGATCCGACTTGGTGCCGGCTGTTGCGCGGCGGCCAGATAGGGGTTTCCTGCACGGCGCCGGACGGGGCCAACGCGGCGAATCTGACTCTCGAACTCGACGGCAATATCAACCCCATTCCACAGCCGATGACCTCGACAGTCCATTCGAGCTACCGGCCAATGTCAGGCACGCCGCCGCGGGGAGGCTGGAGCAACAGCGCCATGACGAACCCGAGCTGCGGCGGCCAGTGCCACCTGAACAGTGTGGGCAGCTTCACCGTACCGATGATGCCGCCGGCCTGCGGGATGGATTGCTATTGAACGAAAGTTTGTAGGACAGCGCATCTTGCCGCTGGATGGTCCGGCGAGCGCGAGTCGGATCCGAATACCCCGGCGGGGGGACCTGAAGCTGGTTCTTCCATTGGCCAGACAAGCCGGTGCGGCCACTGCCGCCACCGGTACTGCCGGCACAGCAATGTAGGAGGTAAACATGGCAAAGGGAGTGATTGTCTTTTTGGCCATATTCACTTCTATATTTTCTGATTTGCGAGAGAGTCACGCGCAGGCCGACATTGGAACAGAAATCGTTAGTTTAATAGCGGAAAAATGTCTGGACGTCGGAAATGGCAGTCTGACTTCTGGCTCAGATGTGAGGCAATACAGTTGTTACGAAGGCGCAAACCAGAAATGGATGGCACGAGATGCAAGCGCACCAGGATATGTGTACTTCGTGAATCAAAACAGCGGTCTATGTCTTGATGTCCGCATTGGTGGAGCACAGGATGGGACGCTGCAGCAGTATACCTGCCACTACCGCGACAATCAGCTATTCCGCCTTGAGCCGCAGGCGGACCCGGCGGGCGGAGTGCGCATCGTTGCAAAGCATTCGGGTTATTGCCTTGATGTTCCTTCGGGCAGTACTCAGGATGGGGTGTTGATCCAGCAATTCCCTTGTCATTTGGGTCGCAATCAGCGCTGGGTATACGCACCTAGTGGGCCTTATAGTTTTCAGGTATCTGCGACTCCCATCGGACGTCACCCCATCTCTCTCCGAGATGGTCAGTCCTACTCCTTTTCACTATCCAATCTTGTTGGAGTTGTTCCTTTCATGCATCTCTGGAGCAACGTCCACGGAAACGTTACGCCTCTGGGGCAGAACATGCTTGCCTCAAGGGTTCCCACTTTGAGTTACGTGGTTCCTGCCGGTAAAGGAGGGGCATATACCCTTTTCGTTCACGCAGCTCCTGGAGCCGCACCTGGCACGGCCACACTGACCGTTCGGGAGAATGGTTCAGTCCTCAGGCAAATTATGAACTTCTCGTTTGGGGGAACAGTGGTCGATGTTCCTCGCTCAACCAACTCATCCCCGTTTCGATATGAGACTGTCGCGTTGCCCGGCGGAGTTGAGAACACCTTCATCCTTGCGCTCAGTAACTT
This genomic stretch from Nordella sp. HKS 07 harbors:
- the cbiB gene encoding adenosylcobinamide-phosphate synthase CbiB — translated: MYFIVTALALPIERLLGYPQALHRAIGHPVEWIGRFIGWLDRRFNPPDRPASRGAGVLALFALLLVTGAVAAGVAFLLRALPFGWIAEALVATAFLAQKSLRDHVQAVADGLAASLDQGRQAVSQIVGRDPQALDRSGVSRAALESLAENASDGIVAPAFWLVVGGLPGIVLYKAINTADSMIGHKSPRHLSFGWAAAKLDDLVNLPCSRFTGLLFALAAGFTRRANMKASFEAMYRDADRHVSPNAGWPEAALAGALGIRLGGPRSYGGRHVELACMGDGKDELDQIDIERGLSLYGRSLTLLTVFVVLLALVS
- a CDS encoding cobyric acid synthase, whose amino-acid sequence is MLMGTGSDVGKSLIVAGLCRLFTDRGMAVRPFKPQNMSNNAAVTVDGGEIGRAQALQARAARIDPTVHMNPILLKPETTTGAQVIVQGKRSATATARAFFRSRDQYMPAILDSFRRLAGEGDLVIVEGAGSPAEVNLRKGDLANMGFAEAADIPVILIGDIHRGGVIASLVGTQTILSNDDAKRIKGFLINNFHGDPELFSEGVSFTEQRTGWPCLGIVPHFAEARLLPAEDAVALEKAAAIGGGQFHIVVPRLRRIANFDDLDPLKLEPGVTLEIVQPGRPLPRNADLVIVPGSKSTMGDLAALRAQGWDIDMAAHCRQGGAVIGLCGGYQMLGRMIHDPQGLEGQPGSSPGLGLLDVETTLLPDKTLTRVEARHAASGLAVAGYEIHLGSTQGPDCARPFTHIGDQPDGARSADGRVMGTYIHGLFSSDEFRRHFLASLGAEAGTFAFEKVVDDTLDKLADHLARHLDIERLLGLAAPVKL
- a CDS encoding NAD kinase, with amino-acid sequence MEFRRLAFVAAEVPQARRAMTRLIKLYGQAPAEEADIIVALGGDGLMLQAMHRFMSSGKAIYGMNRGSVGFLMNDFSEKHLRERLRAAELTSVRPLKMKATDQTGRVHKAVAFNEVSFLRQTHQTAKLRISIDHHVRLEELTCDGILLATPAGSTAYNLSAYGPILPINSPLLALTPISPFRPRRWRGAIIPHQAQVTIESLEAEKRPVAVVADHVEVRNIRRVEIAEDRKRSARILFDPGHSLAERVLAEQFRF
- a CDS encoding DUF1636 domain-containing protein, coding for MRRIVFCTTCRHSVEEREGPDGLTGGESLARHMESLVAEKQRDDVIIARQTCLWSCLRHCNVLLQDTERYSYLAGGFRPERAEAEAILAWFDLHGESAGGEVPFKTWPQAMRGHFIARLPPVKP
- a CDS encoding DUF2336 domain-containing protein, whose amino-acid sequence is MKGQPGLDVSIFDMIVETGDVQARMQLAVELAGLVNDAEAPENERDCVVPSLLKLASDPVKEVRRVLAETLVTARYLHGDILFSIVADDDDIALAFLAETPALDHWKMRSIVRVGDTARQVTLAQRPDLDDDVIKEIATQADIAACLALFDNAQCTLSERNCRILYARFGRVQEIIDRLLALDTLPLDIRVLQAKRASNQVHQLMAERGWVPANDAADMVADAEERAILQILDSANDLELPSLIRFMTSRNMLNASIIMRSACAGNMRIVEVAMAHLANVSLAKAQDALYGGSSAFNSLYRGSGLPQTCIGLLRAAGQVERELRDAKRILSDESFGRRLIEQIMTGDGAMSAAERAKYLDIVGRYSSDRVRVIASRLREGLVSAA
- the cobU gene encoding bifunctional adenosylcobinamide kinase/adenosylcobinamide-phosphate guanylyltransferase; amino-acid sequence: MRRVTLVLGGARSGKSRHAEALARDHKGRRIYVATAEIIDEEMRQRIALHREQRAPGWETLEVPLDLAEALGAVDHPKSFVLVECITIWINNLMYHGEDVAGEVQRLCELLPKLKGRIVLVSNEVGLGIVPDNALARAFRDEAGRANQALAAVADEVVFVAAGLPLALKKPKPAARRKPSTASKSARRG
- a CDS encoding cobyrinate a,c-diamide synthase, whose amino-acid sequence is MADGLVIAAPASGSGKTLVTLALLRDLTRRGIKVASAKVGPDYIDPRFHEAATGHACFNLDGWAMSSELVASLAAEIGSGASLTLIEGVMGLFDGPETGRGSTADLAEDLGLPIVLVVDCSHQAQSIAALVHGFRTHRPHLALPAVILNRIASPRHEDILRKALGNLNVTVLGGVPRDRALQLPSRHLGLVQASEHEDLKSFLDRAADNVAAHIDIGVLQGLARPIAPAAPLNVLAPLGQRLAIAHDEAFAFLYPHLLTGWRRAGAELSFFSPLADEAPAPDADAIFLPGGYPELHAARLSRAATFLTGLRDAAAKDRLIYGECGGYMVLGQALIDAEHQEHAMAGLLPVVTSFARRKLHLGYRRLAHEGALPFPATLKGHEFHYSTIAREGNASALFEAQDASGRDLGAMGLRCNRVMGSYAHVIA